The following proteins come from a genomic window of Leptolyngbyaceae cyanobacterium:
- a CDS encoding thioredoxin family protein translates to MAQRQIEIFTADCPLCDETVQLLQELTCPSCEISIYNLREGESREKAQQYGVNAVPAIAINGTLVLTGTPSREQLIAAGVGQPLP, encoded by the coding sequence ATGGCTCAACGTCAAATTGAGATTTTTACGGCTGATTGTCCTCTGTGCGATGAAACAGTTCAATTGTTACAAGAACTGACCTGTCCCAGTTGTGAGATATCGATTTATAACCTGCGAGAGGGTGAATCAAGAGAAAAAGCTCAGCAGTATGGGGTGAATGCAGTTCCAGCGATCGCTATCAATGGGACGCTTGTACTGACAGGTACTCCAAGCCGAGAGCAACTTATCGCTGCTGGCGTAGGTCAGCCCTTGCCTTGA
- a CDS encoding cysteine synthase family protein, with the protein MSHILENTVKSLLSRDITEAIGNVPIVRLNRLSELCQEHEFYLKLESCNPGGSIKEKNAVYLVKQAERSGLLACGGTIVESSSGNFGIGLAMIGAARGYRVIIVVDAKTPPPIRRMLAAYGAEMVDVPLSAADVNGSMQVARMQKAQELAQTIPGAWYPCQHRNPHNPTAHEQFTAREIEQAFGGAPNVIVIGVSTAGQLGGISRYFKQRYPQTRIVGVDVAGSAIFGTPSHPYKMTGLGLSFVPPNFDPMVLDAAYSVTDRLAFSVCHVLARREGLLLGASTGAIVAAALAYGTQYQSSQRMVLLNPDRGDRYLETVYDPQWLTQQGIEILSEKALTATIRALQPVPETLLRQQQAA; encoded by the coding sequence ATGTCCCACATTCTAGAAAACACTGTCAAATCATTGCTGTCTCGCGATATCACGGAGGCGATCGGGAATGTTCCCATTGTTCGGCTCAATCGCTTGAGCGAACTCTGTCAGGAACACGAATTTTATCTTAAATTGGAATCCTGCAACCCCGGTGGTAGCATCAAAGAGAAAAATGCTGTTTATCTGGTTAAACAGGCAGAACGTAGCGGTTTGCTGGCCTGTGGTGGCACGATCGTTGAATCGAGTTCTGGTAACTTTGGCATTGGTCTGGCAATGATTGGTGCAGCGCGGGGCTATCGCGTCATAATTGTTGTCGATGCCAAAACACCGCCTCCGATTCGGCGAATGCTGGCAGCTTATGGGGCAGAAATGGTAGATGTACCCCTGAGTGCGGCAGATGTCAATGGCTCGATGCAAGTGGCGAGGATGCAAAAAGCCCAAGAACTCGCCCAGACTATTCCTGGTGCATGGTATCCCTGCCAACACCGAAATCCCCATAACCCAACCGCACACGAGCAATTCACCGCCCGCGAAATCGAACAGGCATTTGGCGGCGCACCGAATGTTATCGTCATCGGAGTCAGCACTGCTGGACAACTGGGCGGAATCAGCCGATATTTCAAGCAACGCTATCCCCAAACTCGAATTGTCGGCGTAGATGTGGCAGGTTCAGCCATCTTTGGCACCCCGTCCCATCCTTATAAAATGACAGGATTGGGGTTATCCTTTGTGCCGCCTAATTTTGACCCGATGGTTCTGGATGCAGCTTATTCTGTGACCGATCGCCTTGCTTTCTCAGTTTGCCATGTCTTGGCGCGTCGAGAGGGATTGCTGCTGGGGGCATCCACTGGTGCGATCGTTGCTGCTGCCCTTGCCTATGGCACCCAATATCAAAGCTCTCAACGCATGGTATTGTTGAACCCGGATCGGGGCGATCGCTATCTCGAAACTGTCTACGATCCGCAATGGCTGACCCAGCAGGGGATTGAGATTTTGTCAGAAAAAGCGCTCACTGCAACAATCCGCGCCCTTCAACCCGTTCCTGAAACCCTTTTGCGACAGCAACAAGCCGCGTGA
- a CDS encoding heavy metal-responsive transcriptional regulator, producing MLVQEPLKQIGSVAKESGIPIKTIRYYEELGLLKALGRTEGGYRLFNSDVLTRLKFIKRAQSLGLSLLEIKEFLEVHEKGDLPCDHIKVKLEDKVAAIEQQIRDLQILKQELEGLLSGWTTIPQHPKETICPIIQSL from the coding sequence ATGCTAGTTCAGGAACCCTTGAAACAAATTGGCTCAGTTGCCAAAGAGAGCGGTATTCCCATCAAAACGATCCGCTACTACGAAGAACTGGGCTTGCTTAAAGCTTTAGGTAGGACAGAAGGCGGCTATCGCTTATTCAACTCGGATGTGTTGACTCGCTTGAAATTTATCAAACGAGCGCAAAGTTTGGGATTAAGCTTGTTGGAAATTAAAGAGTTTCTGGAGGTTCACGAAAAAGGGGACTTACCTTGCGACCATATTAAAGTCAAGTTAGAAGATAAAGTGGCAGCCATTGAGCAACAAATTCGAGATTTGCAAATTCTCAAACAGGAACTAGAGGGTCTCCTGTCTGGTTGGACGACTATCCCTCAACACCCTAAAGAAACAATTTGCCCAATTATTCAGTCACTCTAA
- a CDS encoding phytochelatin synthase family protein translates to MSAEGFYRRPIPEPLISFSSSEGRQIFREALEMEGMAGYFPLAEQFHTQAEPAFCGLGTLVIVLNALSIDPGRIWKGVWRWYGEEFLDCCQPLPVVQNNGITFDEFVCLARCNGAIATPYRYNQSSLDDFREAVQQASATPEGIHIVAAYSRRILGQTGDGHFSPIGGYHPQRDLVLLLDVARFKYPPHWVPLPLLWQAFEPLDPATGKCRGYISLRKSDNLQETFFHVALDLQEWHRIVPYFAEIIPTALEVAQPDSPVEAVSVIFHHLPADFTEILQTSADCTEIPQKLREAIQASPLFKLVEESWSKGVVEQGQLQPPYFAEIITMLLLSCPQKLYRTLDENLQAWFSQVRQQEKLVSPLDREVLKLQEQMAALQELSLNC, encoded by the coding sequence ATGTCTGCTGAAGGATTCTACCGTCGCCCTATACCAGAACCTCTCATTTCCTTCTCTTCATCGGAAGGGAGGCAAATTTTTCGAGAAGCGCTGGAAATGGAAGGCATGGCAGGGTACTTTCCGTTAGCCGAACAGTTTCACACCCAAGCAGAACCCGCTTTTTGCGGTTTGGGAACGCTGGTGATTGTCCTCAATGCACTTTCCATCGATCCAGGACGGATTTGGAAAGGTGTATGGCGCTGGTACGGGGAAGAATTTTTAGATTGCTGTCAGCCACTCCCTGTTGTGCAAAACAACGGTATTACGTTCGATGAATTTGTCTGTTTGGCTCGTTGTAATGGCGCGATCGCAACTCCATATCGCTACAACCAGAGCAGTCTAGATGATTTTCGGGAAGCTGTACAACAGGCGAGTGCTACCCCTGAAGGAATTCATATTGTTGCTGCCTATAGCCGACGAATCTTAGGACAAACGGGAGATGGTCACTTTTCACCCATTGGCGGTTATCATCCTCAGCGAGACTTAGTTCTCCTGCTGGATGTTGCCCGTTTCAAATACCCGCCTCATTGGGTTCCCTTACCACTACTTTGGCAAGCTTTTGAACCACTCGATCCGGCAACGGGCAAGTGCCGGGGTTACATCTCACTGCGTAAGAGCGATAATTTGCAGGAGACTTTTTTTCATGTCGCGCTTGACTTGCAGGAGTGGCATCGGATTGTACCTTACTTTGCAGAAATCATACCCACTGCTCTGGAGGTTGCACAGCCAGACTCACCTGTTGAAGCGGTGAGTGTGATTTTCCATCATTTACCTGCCGACTTTACAGAAATACTGCAAACTTCCGCCGACTGCACCGAAATTCCACAGAAACTACGGGAAGCCATTCAAGCTAGTCCCCTATTCAAACTTGTAGAAGAATCTTGGTCTAAGGGTGTGGTAGAACAGGGGCAATTGCAGCCACCGTACTTTGCAGAAATCATCACAATGCTTCTCCTTTCCTGCCCTCAAAAACTATACAGAACGCTGGATGAGAATTTACAGGCGTGGTTTTCTCAAGTCCGACAACAAGAAAAATTAGTTTCACCACTGGATAGAGAGGTTCTGAAGTTGCAGGAGCAAATGGCTGCATTGCAAGAACTCAGTTTGAATTGTTGA
- a CDS encoding cupredoxin domain-containing protein, whose translation MVNKTAIIGSIASLGVVLGIASGEAVAQISHETHPSKTEQTGQFRRLEQPLSNKILVTLGGLGLIGLELWWFLLSKPKSQKATASGGIQEVTVTVDGGYEPSHIVVQAGQPVLLNFHRKDPSSCLEEVRFPDFRIAQELPLNQTTPIKFTPDRPGRYEFTCGMNMFRGVVEVQSADSIVTSPQTTPAHHTEHSTSPISTVEAAITPEGIQEATVTVEKGYQPQLVIVEAGYPVRLHFQRRNLSKCYDQLLIPDFAVAVDLTPQQTTTVEFTPEKPGEYEFMCGMKMNRGVIEVRKSKTSQQQEKLHSMIQS comes from the coding sequence ATGGTGAATAAAACAGCAATCATCGGTAGTATTGCGAGTTTAGGAGTTGTGCTAGGAATTGCTTCCGGTGAAGCAGTTGCACAAATATCTCACGAAACCCACCCCTCTAAAACAGAACAAACGGGTCAGTTTCGTCGCCTTGAACAACCTTTAAGTAACAAAATCTTAGTTACCCTTGGTGGACTAGGATTAATTGGTTTAGAACTGTGGTGGTTCCTGCTCAGTAAACCTAAGTCTCAGAAAGCAACCGCAAGCGGCGGAATTCAAGAAGTCACCGTGACGGTTGATGGAGGCTACGAACCAAGTCATATTGTTGTGCAAGCAGGTCAACCTGTGCTACTCAATTTCCATCGCAAAGACCCCAGCAGTTGTTTAGAAGAAGTCAGATTTCCTGACTTTCGCATTGCACAAGAACTGCCACTCAATCAGACTACACCGATTAAATTTACGCCCGATCGACCTGGCAGATATGAGTTTACTTGTGGTATGAATATGTTTCGGGGAGTCGTTGAAGTTCAATCGGCTGATTCAATAGTAACTTCACCTCAAACAACACCCGCTCATCATACAGAGCATTCAACTTCTCCAATATCCACTGTTGAAGCGGCAATCACGCCGGAGGGAATTCAAGAGGCTACGGTAACGGTTGAGAAGGGCTACCAACCGCAGCTAGTAATTGTTGAAGCTGGATACCCGGTTCGCTTGCACTTCCAACGTCGAAATCTTAGTAAGTGCTATGACCAATTACTGATTCCAGATTTTGCGGTAGCTGTTGACCTCACTCCTCAACAAACTACAACTGTGGAGTTTACACCTGAAAAGCCTGGTGAGTATGAATTTATGTGCGGCATGAAGATGAATCGAGGGGTGATTGAGGTGAGAAAATCAAAAACTTCTCAACAACAAGAAAAGCTTCATTCGATGATTCAGAGCTAA
- a CDS encoding heavy metal translocating P-type ATPase, whose amino-acid sequence MENANLKLRGMSCASCANTIEDAIRSVPGVSECSVNFGVEQATVTYEPSRTNLKEIQDAVDAVGYSAQPIQDDFAADDDAERRERQAENRELATKVWVGGIISTILVIGSLPMMTGLPIPFIPMWLHNPWLQLVLTTPVLFWCGASFFINAWKALKRHTATMDTLVAIGTGAAYLYSLFPTVLPEFFTAQRLPADVYYEVAAVVVTLILLGRLLENRAKGQTSEAIRKLMGLQAKTARVIRNGREVDIPIAEVVVGDVILVRPGEKIPVDGEIIEGSSTIDEAMVTGESVAVKKQPGNEVIGATINKTGSFKFRAMRVGKDTFLAQIVKLVQQAQGSKAPIQRLADQVTGWFVPAVIAIAIATFILWYNIMGNVTMALINTVGVLIIACPCALGLATPTSIMVGTGKGAENGILIKGADSLELAQKLQTVVLDKTGTITQGKPTVTDFITVNGTANSNELKLIQLAASVERNSEHPLAEAVVQYAQSQQVGLTDAGKFEAIAGSGVQGFVSNQLVQIGTHRWMNELGIDTSALQQDWERLEYLGKTVICLAVDGKMQGIMAISDAVKPSSANAIRTLQKMGLEVVMLTGDNRRTAEVIAREVGIKRVIAEVRPDRKAATIEKLQAEGKIVAMVGDGINDAPALAQADVGMAIGTGTDVAIAASDITLISGDLHGIVTAIQLSRATMRNIKQNLFFAFIYNVAGIPIAAGILFPIFGWLLSPIIAGAAMAFSSVSVVTNALRLRNFQHKSL is encoded by the coding sequence ATGGAAAACGCTAACCTAAAACTGCGGGGCATGAGTTGCGCCTCTTGCGCCAATACAATCGAAGATGCGATTCGCTCCGTTCCAGGCGTAAGTGAATGCAGCGTTAATTTCGGTGTCGAACAAGCCACTGTCACTTATGAACCTAGCAGAACCAATCTCAAAGAAATTCAGGATGCAGTTGATGCAGTGGGATACTCTGCTCAACCCATACAAGATGATTTTGCCGCAGATGATGATGCAGAACGTCGGGAACGGCAAGCCGAAAATCGGGAATTAGCCACGAAAGTTTGGGTGGGTGGCATCATCAGCACTATTTTAGTTATCGGTTCGTTACCCATGATGACAGGTTTGCCGATTCCCTTCATTCCCATGTGGTTGCACAATCCTTGGCTACAGTTAGTGCTGACAACGCCAGTCCTGTTTTGGTGTGGTGCATCCTTCTTTATTAATGCCTGGAAAGCCCTCAAACGCCATACAGCAACAATGGACACATTGGTAGCAATTGGAACAGGTGCTGCCTATCTTTACTCCCTGTTTCCAACTGTCTTACCTGAGTTTTTTACCGCTCAAAGATTACCAGCTGATGTGTATTACGAAGTGGCGGCGGTTGTTGTGACGCTAATTTTATTAGGACGACTGCTAGAAAATCGCGCCAAAGGGCAGACCTCGGAAGCCATTCGTAAATTGATGGGATTGCAAGCCAAAACCGCTCGCGTCATTCGTAACGGCAGAGAGGTCGATATTCCTATTGCTGAAGTCGTTGTGGGCGATGTGATTCTAGTCCGTCCGGGAGAAAAGATTCCAGTCGATGGCGAGATTATTGAGGGTTCCTCAACTATTGATGAAGCAATGGTGACGGGTGAAAGTGTGGCCGTGAAAAAGCAACCCGGTAATGAAGTAATTGGAGCAACAATTAACAAAACTGGCAGCTTCAAATTCCGCGCCATGCGAGTGGGTAAAGATACATTTCTGGCGCAAATTGTCAAGTTAGTGCAACAAGCACAAGGCTCTAAAGCGCCCATTCAACGATTGGCAGACCAAGTGACGGGATGGTTTGTGCCAGCAGTAATTGCGATCGCGATCGCTACTTTCATCCTCTGGTACAACATCATGGGAAACGTGACGATGGCGTTGATTAATACGGTGGGTGTACTGATTATTGCTTGTCCTTGTGCCCTCGGTTTAGCCACACCAACCTCCATCATGGTGGGAACTGGGAAAGGAGCAGAAAATGGCATACTCATTAAAGGTGCGGATAGTCTGGAACTGGCACAAAAACTGCAAACGGTTGTTTTAGATAAAACAGGCACCATTACACAAGGTAAACCCACTGTCACAGATTTTATTACAGTTAACGGCACAGCGAATAGCAATGAGTTAAAACTCATACAACTAGCTGCATCTGTTGAACGAAATTCTGAACATCCTCTGGCAGAAGCTGTTGTGCAATATGCTCAATCTCAGCAAGTGGGATTAACGGATGCAGGGAAATTTGAAGCGATCGCTGGCAGCGGTGTACAAGGGTTTGTATCAAATCAATTGGTGCAAATTGGCACGCACCGCTGGATGAATGAGTTAGGCATTGATACTAGCGCCTTACAACAAGACTGGGAGCGATTGGAATATCTCGGTAAAACCGTAATCTGCCTTGCAGTAGATGGAAAAATGCAAGGCATTATGGCTATCTCAGATGCAGTGAAACCTTCTTCTGCTAATGCAATTCGTACCTTGCAAAAGATGGGATTAGAAGTAGTAATGCTGACTGGTGACAACCGCCGCACGGCTGAAGTCATAGCGCGGGAAGTAGGCATCAAACGAGTCATTGCAGAAGTTCGCCCAGATCGAAAAGCTGCAACTATCGAAAAACTTCAGGCAGAAGGAAAAATTGTCGCAATGGTTGGAGATGGTATTAATGATGCACCTGCACTCGCTCAAGCGGATGTAGGGATGGCAATTGGAACAGGAACAGATGTAGCCATTGCTGCTAGCGATATCACTCTTATTTCTGGTGACTTACATGGCATTGTCACTGCTATTCAACTGTCTCGCGCCACTATGCGAAACATCAAACAAAACTTATTTTTCGCGTTCATCTACAACGTTGCAGGGATTCCGATCGCCGCAGGTATTCTCTTCCCTATTTTTGGATGGCTTCTAAGTCCCATTATTGCGGGTGCAGCAATGGCATTTAGTTCGGTTTCAGTTGTTACGAATGCCCTGCGTTTGCGGAATTTTCAACATAAAAGCCTCTAA
- a CDS encoding heavy-metal-associated domain-containing protein: MTLQLKVPNMACSACSETISKAIKTVDPTATVQAEPKTKLVNIETQASAAGITEAITAAGYTVACH; this comes from the coding sequence ATGACCTTACAACTCAAAGTGCCTAATATGGCGTGTTCAGCTTGTAGTGAAACCATTAGCAAAGCCATCAAGACGGTAGATCCAACCGCAACCGTTCAAGCCGAGCCAAAAACCAAACTCGTCAATATTGAAACCCAAGCATCCGCAGCGGGGATTACAGAAGCAATTACAGCAGCAGGTTACACGGTTGCCTGTCACTAA
- a CDS encoding four-helix bundle copper-binding protein yields the protein MALQQLTLNQVSQEMQQCIQNCLDCHSICLNTVTYCLEKGSQHAQPAHIRLLLDCAEICQTSANFMLRGSELHVHTCGVCAQVCDRCASECDKMGDDAQMKACADMCRRCAESCRQMSMAMR from the coding sequence ATGGCGCTACAACAACTAACCCTCAATCAAGTCAGTCAAGAGATGCAGCAGTGCATTCAAAACTGCTTGGATTGCCACAGCATCTGCTTGAATACAGTCACTTACTGCTTGGAGAAAGGCAGTCAACACGCACAACCCGCTCACATTCGGTTGTTGCTTGACTGCGCTGAAATCTGCCAAACAAGCGCCAATTTTATGCTCCGTGGGTCCGAACTGCACGTTCATACTTGTGGCGTTTGTGCCCAAGTGTGCGATCGCTGTGCATCCGAATGCGACAAGATGGGCGATGATGCTCAAATGAAAGCTTGTGCTGATATGTGCCGCCGCTGTGCCGAATCCTGCCGACAAATGTCTATGGCGATGCGGTAA